Within Parachlamydia acanthamoebae, the genomic segment CCGGCTCTTCTACTTGTTCAAGATAAAACATTAACCAATCTAAAAATGTGGAGAAAGCCATATTGTCCATGCTTGATAAAGGACCTGTTATATCGGAGATCGAATTGGTCATTCCAGAATAATACACATTGCCCATTTCATTTTCCGGATACCATTCCGTCCAAAAACATTGATAAAAAGGCATTCCAAAAGATTCATAAAAAGGAATTAAAGATTTGGGATCGACATAAGTATCCTTACCACTCACGAGCGTTTCTTCATGCTGAGAAAGCATATTTTGAAAGTCTTCATAGAGACTGGATAACTTTTGTGAATGCGCAATCCCCGTACAATCACTGGATTTATTAAATCCATCATGAATGCGCAAAAAAGCTAAATAGTCAGCTGGTAATGCTTGGTTGGGGAAAATTTTTTGAAGCTCAGCCAAATTAGCTTCAGAAATACCACTTCGCCCCCGATAAAAACCACTATTTCCACGCAAACTATACACCAGATGAGCCTCATAGGGGTCATCGTATTTTTTTTGCACAATGAAAACACCTATATCATCCAACATTCCAAAAAACTTCATCAAGAATTTGTCTAGACCTGGATGATAAGGGAGCATGGATAGCCAGTAATCTCGGATAAATTCAATTCGATCAGCAGGCTTTAAACGAGACAGCTCAAACCAACCTTTGCAAAGTTCCGAGCATTGTTCAGAAATAACTTCCCAAGTCGCATTCGGATTATCATGCAATGCAACAACAGAATGAAAGCACCCCTTTGGTGATTCATCGTCAGACGTCGTCGAATAAAATTCTCGAATGTGATGATCCATATTTTATCCCTGTGAGCGCAACTTGGCATTGTCGGTCTTTGTCTAAATATCCTATAGCAAATCAATGGATTTTTTCTAAAAACAAAATGCAGAATTCTATTTTTTGACTAGGGATAGAAGACGGCAATCACGTGATTGCAAAAAATCCCGGAAGGAATTAAACCCAAGTGACAATTCAATAAAAGATTTTCACCAAACTTAGTCTTCATAACCAAACGAATTTTGGCTTCATGAGAAGAGGATAATCCTTGAATCTGAGTTTTCCATTCCGCCAATCCATCCTGAACAATTTCAGGAAAATCCTGCAGGAATTTATCTGAACTCCAGCCTAATAAATGTCGGATTTGATGATTTGCATACAATAGCTTATGCTCTTTTTTGGAATAGACTGCCAACGCTGCCATATTTTCACTTCCTAGGCTATCTCCTAAACGACGCAAATCTAAAGCATTACTATTCACGGGGAGATCACGAAATAAAGAGGACTGAGAAGAAAAATGATTCACACCAGTAATATTTTGAACGATTTCAATACATTGCTTTAATTGATGAGAAGCGCCCTCTGCATGGCTAATTTTTGTATCATCATGAAAAGCAAGTGCACCTCTTTCCAATTCTTCTTGAATCGAATAAATCGCCGGTGAATTTTTAACAGGCTCAATAGATTTAAAATCTTTGGGTGAAAACACTTCCGACTTGAATTGGGGATGTTCTGAAAATTTTAAAAGCGTTTGCAATTCATAGTTGCGATCATTCACTTGGCTCTCTAAATCTTCAATGCGATCGTCTTTACTTTGAAGAACAATTTTTTGCTCATGTGTTTCTTGGCGTAATGTATGAATGAGCTGTTCACGTTCTTCGATTTGCTGCTCCATTTCCAGTCGAAATTCAGCAAAATCTTCTGAAATTTGAACCAATCTCTTAATCTCTTCTTCCCTATTTTGATACTCAGCTAGCTCTGTATCTTTTTGAGAAAGTTCTCTAGCAAGAAGCTCTTCTTGCTCAGTTAGCTCCTCTACTTTCTGCTTGAGAATCGCAAAATCTTCTGCCGGAGTTTCGGGAATGAGAGCCTTCTGGCTTTCGATATAGATATTTTCAAAATAGAGCTTTAAAGCGTCTTCCCACCCTTTCAAAACAAACAAAAGGAATAAAGATCCAGCAAGGCTTAAAAAAAGGCCAACAGATAAAAAAGTCCAACTTTTTGAAAGAGGAAGATGTTGCAAACTCATAAAAGTCAAAACAAACAAGGGGATCAGATATAGTGCAACCGCGAGGCCAATGAGTTGGTGACGATGTTTTAGCAAATCTTTCATGTTTTTAGAATTTTTTTATCGATTAGTCTATCACATTGGTTAATATGGAGAAAAAAGCCAATAAAAGAAAGATCCAATTTCTATTTAAAAGACTTTATAGCTTCTTCATTTTTATTAAAAATTTCAAAAATCTTGTGCAAAGAAACAACTTCCAGTGTAGCCCGTGTTGACCGATTCAAGCAA encodes:
- a CDS encoding SMI1/KNR4 family protein; the protein is MDHHIREFYSTTSDDESPKGCFHSVVALHDNPNATWEVISEQCSELCKGWFELSRLKPADRIEFIRDYWLSMLPYHPGLDKFLMKFFGMLDDIGVFIVQKKYDDPYEAHLVYSLRGNSGFYRGRSGISEANLAELQKIFPNQALPADYLAFLRIHDGFNKSSDCTGIAHSQKLSSLYEDFQNMLSQHEETLVSGKDTYVDPKSLIPFYESFGMPFYQCFWTEWYPENEMGNVYYSGMTNSISDITGPLSSMDNMAFSTFLDWLMFYLEQVEEPVADEGKGSSKA